In Brassica napus cultivar Da-Ae chromosome A3, Da-Ae, whole genome shotgun sequence, the sequence CTGCAAGACGATCCACCAAAGGACAATGGACCGCCGAAGAGGTGAGTTCCTGTAACTCTTTGATTCTTCCTTTCTTCATTTATTGTGGATTTTCAATCACAGATGTATCCTCGCACATTTAGTTGGCATTAGCTATCCTTTGCTGTACTCAACATTTATCTCTATGAACTTTTCTGttacattaatcatgttttCCCTGGACCAGGACGAAGTCTTGTGCAAAGCTGTTGAGCGTTTTCAAGGAAAGAACTGGAAGAAGATTGGTAAGTCAAGTAGCAAATTCCGATTCATTGTTGTCCTAGTTTCGTTTTAGAAGGAACTTAAAGATCAGCTCAATGTTTTGCTTCCGTGTTGATTTGTAGTCTTTGATTAAGATGGTGAAAGCAATGCGTGATTTTTATTCGTTTCACCTTTTCAGCTGAATGTTTTAAAGATCGGACTGATGTCCAGTGTCTTCATAGATGGCAAAAGGTCCTGAACCCAGAGCTTGTGAAAGGGCCGTGGTCAAAAGAGGTGATTGCGTTATATATGCTTTACTCAACTTTGCTCCCTGTGGTGGTCATTTCAGTGTCGTACATGTTAATATCTGGAATGTGTTTcatgacatttttatttttccattatttttcaaaggaggatgacacaatAATTGCTCTGGTGGAAAAATATGGGCCAAAGAAATGGTCTACTATTTCTCAGCAATTACCTGGGCGCATTGGAAAGCAATGTAGGGAAAGGTATATACACATAATCTCCACTTCTTTTGCAGTGACATTTTCAACTAgacctttttattttgtatggTGCTTGGTTACACATGAACATTGTTGTGGTTGATGTAGGTGGCATAACCATCTTAACCCTGGCATTAATAAAAATGCATGGACCCAGGAAGAGGAACTGACTCTTATTCGTGCACATCAGATTTATGGGAATAAATGGGCAGAGCTAACTAAATTTTTGCCAGGAaggtaatataatatttctcttcCATTTGTAGTGATATGACAGTATTTGCTGACCTGTGTCCTGAAGATTTGTGGTCTCTTATCTTTCCATAGGTCAgacaattcaataaaaaatcacTGGAACAGCTCAGTTAAGAAGAAACTGGATTCCTACTACGCATCAGGTCTTTTGGATCAGAGTCAAAGCTCGCCACTCATTCCCATCCAGACCAATTCCATAGCTTCATCTTCCTCGTGGATGCACAGCAGTGGAGATGAAGGTAATTTCAGGCCAGGGGCTGATGCTGAAGAATCAGAATGCAGCCAGGCTTCAACTGTTTTCAGCTGTTCACAATCGACCAATGATTTATTAGATGAGGCTAAACCTGCAAACGAAGAATTCTACACTCCTGTGTTGCCTGCAGGAACAGAGCAGCAAATCTCAAACTCTCCATCTCATGCAGAATCGTACTACCCTTCCTTTGAAGATGTAAAAATTGTTCTCCCCGAGATTTCTTGTGAAGCAGAATCCTCAAAGGAGTATCAGAATCATAATGGTTTAACCGAGGTTAGAACTACCGCAGCTACAGAGGATCACTTGCAGGCTGTATGTAATAATGATAAACAGGACCGTGATCTAGACTGTCCTCAGTTATTGGGAGATGAAACAAATGAAGCATGCCAAGCTTTTCAAAATTCAGTCAGAATAAGTGATCAACCTTCTTTGCCAAACTCGGACACAGATATGCATCCACAACCTCAAACTTTGATCACGGACGAGGAGTGCTGTAGGGTTCTTTTCACAAATACTACGGAAGATAACGGTGTAGCTTCTAATGCGCAAGGGCAGAACTTGGTTGATCCTCAAAAGGGCAAAGGATCCATTCCAGCTTCTGAAACTGAAAACATTCCAGCTTTATCCTGGCATCCTTCAAATTGTAAGGATTCTGTTCAAGATTGTCACCTTCTTGAAGCTACTGCATTAGAACATAAAGTGGATACAAATGATAGTTTCATCGACACTGATGGACATGTAACTTCCCATGGAAATGATGATAATGAAGGTATCCCAGACCAGCAGAAGCCGTCTTATATTCCCAAGGATTCTTTGAAGCTAGTACCCCTGAATAATTTTACTTCTCCTGCTAGAGTGAATAAGATTAATTTTCCTGTTAACGACAAGCCAGCTGAAAAAGACAAAGGATCTCTTTGTTATGAACCTCCACGGTTCCCAAGTGCAGATATTCCTTTCTTCAGCTGTGATCTTGTTCCATCAAATAGTGACTTAAGGCAAGAGTACAGCCCCTTTGGTATCCGCCAGTTGATGATGAATTGTACAACTCCGTTAAAGCTATGGGATTCACCGTGTCGTAATAAGAGCCCTGACGTCATGCTTAAAGATGCTGCCAAAAGTTTCAGTGGTACACCATCCATCTTGAAGAAGCGGCAGCATCGGGACTTGATGTCGCCTGTGCTTGAtaggagaaaagaaaaattgCTGAAAAGTGCTGAGGCTTCCTCCTTGGCTAAAGACTTTTCACGCTTAGATGTTATGCTTAATCATTGCAATTCCTCTATTTTGTCAGAACGTCCTGacaataaaaatgaatatgCCTCCTCTTCCGAAGCCAAAAAGGACCCAAAGGAAACCTTGGAGGCAGGAGTGACTTCAGTTAAAATTGTAAGTCCGTCTCTTTCACTCTTCTTAGTTCTTACTTTAACGTGCACTGTCTGGTATACATATAGTGAATCTACTAGTGAACTTTTCGTTGCTTAATAAGTCAATCTAGTTCATTGAAATCTTGTCTTGTTAGAGCGTGCCTTCTAAGAACATTGCATCTAGTTATTTAAGCTGTCTTTGTCAAGGATTATAGTCTTATCACTGGTGCTAGTTCTCCAATAATTTAACCTTACAAGCTTTAGTCTCTAAATGTGTTGCTTTCCTTTGCACCAGGACCAAGAAACTCGTAGAAGTTTGGTTTACTGTAATGATGTTGAGATGCAACTGAGTTCTCCTGATAAAAGTGGATCGAGACCAGATAACAAAGTGAATACAACTGCGTCAGAACCTCCATTCACTGTAGACTCTATTCCTTTATCAACAATCGCAGGAAACAAAACCAACACTGCAGAGAGTAGTTTTGATATTATTGAAAACTGTAGCATGTAAGTTTTACCTTTCCTCACCTGATTTTTCGGTTGATTCATATATTTGCTGGAAAGTATTATTCTAAGTTGTCTTGGTTCCACTCTTTCTAGATTTGATGGAACTCCGTTCAAAAAACTCCTTGATACCCCATCACCATGGAAATCCCCTTTACTCTTTGGTTCTTTCTTGCAAAGCCCAAAGTTACCTTCAGACATTACATTTGAGGTAATGGGAGATTGAGTGACTATGAATGAAACTAGTTTCTAGATACTACTGAAGCCCTTGCTGATGGACAAATATTCtttgttgttttttctttattttcaggATATTGGGTGCTTTATGAGTCCCGGAGATAGAAGCTATGATGCCATAGGACTGATGAAACACTTGAGTGAACACACAGCTACAGCTTATGCAGATGCTTTGGAAGTCTTGGGTAATGACACACCTGAAACAATACTCAAGAAGAGACAGATGAACAAGTCTATTCAAGGGAAAGAAAATCAGCTTTGGCCTCACGATCAACTGGAAAACCGTTCCCAGGTAACATCTTCAACTATCGCAACATAATATTTCCTTACAAATTCTTAATAAGTTTGGAACCTCTATGAACTCTTTTATTCAATTCACCAAAGAATTACACCATGGAGGAGTCTCCAAACTCTCGACCATTGCACAAACCAAGACCCTAAGCAAACCCTTTAGCTCTCAACTACCTGTAAAATATGTTGCTGACAATGCTACAATTCACTGCTCAACCACTAGGCTAGTTACAAGGAAACTTTGTCTAGTCTTTCTTCTGTTCTTAGTCTAACTAAATGTTGAAATTGAATCTTGACTGGTTGAGATAGGAGGTttagagtttgagttaataagTTGACTTGCTCTAAACCAATTCTGTGTGGAAATGCAGGTGGAGCGTCGCGCCTTGGACTTCAGCGATTGTGGAACACCGGGGAAAGCAAAGGTATCCTCGGCTTCTCCAGGCGGCTACTCGAGCCCATCATCTTACCTTCTGAAGAGTTGCAGATAGAAAAGGCTGCTTTTGTTGATAGATCTCTGAAGGGACATTCATTATCcccttcaatttttttgatcatCCTATATATGTACTGTATGTCTTATTTTAATCTCttcattaaaaaatttcttctttGTAATGTGTGTAGATCTTGCAACTCTGGACATGATACACTTGATTAAATAGCGAAAAAGATATTTGTTCTTAATAAATTAACTTCTACATTGTATGAGTTTCAAACACTGTTGAACGTCAGGTCAAAATGTATATTTAGGTCTGCACTCCAACTTCAAGATTCCG encodes:
- the LOC106423406 gene encoding transcription factor MYB3R-1-like; the encoded protein is MKSEMKAPTIPHEGSKKGSHGRPCGPARRSTKGQWTAEEDEVLCKAVERFQGKNWKKIAECFKDRTDVQCLHRWQKVLNPELVKGPWSKEEDDTIIALVEKYGPKKWSTISQQLPGRIGKQCRERWHNHLNPGINKNAWTQEEELTLIRAHQIYGNKWAELTKFLPGRSDNSIKNHWNSSVKKKLDSYYASGLLDQSQSSPLIPIQTNSIASSSSWMHSSGDEGNFRPGADAEESECSQASTVFSCSQSTNDLLDEAKPANEEFYTPVLPAGTEQQISNSPSHAESYYPSFEDVKIVLPEISCEAESSKEYQNHNGLTEVRTTAATEDHLQAVCNNDKQDRDLDCPQLLGDETNEACQAFQNSVRISDQPSLPNSDTDMHPQPQTLITDEECCRVLFTNTTEDNGVASNAQGQNLVDPQKGKGSIPASETENIPALSWHPSNCKDSVQDCHLLEATALEHKVDTNDSFIDTDGHVTSHGNDDNEGIPDQQKPSYIPKDSLKLVPLNNFTSPARVNKINFPVNDKPAEKDKGSLCYEPPRFPSADIPFFSCDLVPSNSDLRQEYSPFGIRQLMMNCTTPLKLWDSPCRNKSPDVMLKDAAKSFSGTPSILKKRQHRDLMSPVLDRRKEKLLKSAEASSLAKDFSRLDVMLNHCNSSILSERPDNKNEYASSSEAKKDPKETLEAGVTSVKIDQETRRSLVYCNDVEMQLSSPDKSGSRPDNKVNTTASEPPFTVDSIPLSTIAGNKTNTAESSFDIIENCSIFDGTPFKKLLDTPSPWKSPLLFGSFLQSPKLPSDITFEDIGCFMSPGDRSYDAIGLMKHLSEHTATAYADALEVLGNDTPETILKKRQMNKSIQGKENQLWPHDQLENRSQVERRALDFSDCGTPGKAKVSSASPGGYSSPSSYLLKSCR